Genomic window (Pyrus communis chromosome 13, drPyrComm1.1, whole genome shotgun sequence):
cacATTTAATCGCTGcgtttggttactgagaaacCAAATTGAAAGAGAAATTAACTTTCCCTTCCAGCAATTTCTTCGTGAGAGCTAATGGTGCGCTTTGCATTCGAGATAGAGCTAAGGATTCGAGATCTTACCTGACGGCGGGAATGGATCGGCCGAAGAATCACGTCAAAAGAGAAAAGTAGGTTTGGAAGGTTGAGCGACAAAAAGGTTGGGATTCCAAGCGAGGCAAAAGTGAAAGGACGTGTGTGAGGGTTTTATTAGAGTGAACTTGAGAAACTTTTCAATAAGTCAGAAACAAGGTCCAAGACATATTTTACGGTCTCTTAACCATGCGTCCACCCTTAAGAGAAATTAGGTGGCAACTGGGATCGACACATGATGTAGTCTCACCCCACTTTGAGTCTTTGACTGTagaaaaaagcaaaagaatTTTACTAATTAAAAAGCTAATAACACAACTTtctcttttcaaaattttaaaagataattatcTTCTCTCGTTGTCATTTACctttttaccatttatttgtttggttaatTGTCTTGGACATATCGAACTCTTATATGTCAAAATCCTGACTCATTTTGTCACCTTATTCATTACTTaagattctttttcttctcaactTCGCAACGTTCTTATGACTAAACTTTTGACATTTCATGTGTTTGCAAGTTTGAAATGAGGCGTTTGGTGTTGAATAATCCTTGAGGTAAGCAAATATATCCCTATCAAATTAGTCCTAAGTACTTGATTTCATGAATCTTGTTTaccaatttatttttagtaatatcaaaagatttgaaatttcatttaggagtgttcaaattttgaatcaatTCTCGCAAATCCACAAATCAAATGTAATTCAATGTTATCTATTTTTTATCGGTTTGTATAGGCTTAAATCCCTACATTTGAAAATTGACATGATTAGATTAGATGATCGATTTCTTGTGAAGATCCAATCAACTGTGGAACCATTTTGTTCAATCTCAAAAACCCTAAGCTATTTGCTCAGAAGACATGATGCAAAATCATCTCCAATATTACAAAAAGCAAAAACCCTATCCTTGCAATTAGATGGTGCAGAGAAAACCCCTAAACTACAATAAAGTAGTTAAAGGTCTCGTTTGAGAGCATTTCTCCTTGACGCTTCTATCAGAAGtgcttttattataaatatatatataaaaagaattATTGAAAAACTAAGCACTTGGAACTGCTTCCTCAAGAACAGGTGATTCTTCAAAAACCACTAAAGAGTCTGAAGGTAGTTTTCTACCCAAAACGAAGTTAGAAGTGCTTTTGGCATCATAAAACAATTTTAGTCATTCCATAACAAAATCCCAAACAAGCCCAAAATCTTGTTGCAAAAATGTGTGTTGTACATACATTTCTTATAACatttcaaatgaaaattcattttaatttgcttttccgGCATTCTTCTTACCCTGTCACTCTCATATGGGTGTTAAATTgaaatcatttgaatattttctttattgggtaaaattcagttttgattttgaaaacaaaaaactgtAAGTAAACCCTAATATAAACAGAATCAacatgaaattattttaaaagaattacTTAGATTAGGAAGATCAACACCCTGCTTaatcaaatttcataaaataaaaaaaatataaaaaaaagaaggaaaaaaagagcTAACTCAACGCAGCAAATTAGCACGTGAAACAACAATCGGAATCAAACTtgacaacaaaacaaaatttacactgaaaattaataaaaaatcgaACAAAATTAAAAGCATATTTAATCGCTGcgtttggttactgagaaacCAAATTGAAAGAGAAATTAACTTTCCCTTCCAGTAGTTTTTCTGTGAGAGTCAAACGGTGCGCTTTGCATTCGAGTGAGAGTTAGGGATTCGAGATCTTACTTGACTGCGGGAACGGATATGTGGACGCAAAtttccttcttctccttcttggacaaaaatgcacctgcaaaacaattaacaccttagatTAAGGCCAAGAGCCACGCACCCATGATGAATGGGGAtgggctttggctgaagaacctccagtgtcaaagttagaatttgagagagaaagtgtttagagaaatttggagaattttagaagagaattggacttatgtttttgggagaaatggGAGCTATGTGGCCGGCCCTTATTTAGACAAAAGGGGtccggccacttatggtggttttttggtgtaattgcaagatattatgtcaaaataatatctgcaatcaattagaaaattaatcaattaatttaggtaattaatcctaatttgaatgaataattgagggttaccttgtggggagAATTTGATGATGATGGATGAAatgggttttgaataaatacctattttgatcacttttgaccttgattgagtcgtGATGGTCCGCTGCTTGGGCGTGGGAGTTCCAGTGTggctcgagggtaattttgtcattttaacccaaaagtacacgtgtcgcctccataattttcctaattattttttattgcacAGGATCGGCCGAAGAATCGCGTTGAAAGAGAAAAATGGGTTTGGAAGGTTGAGCGACAGAAAGGGCCGGATTCCAAGCACGGCAAAAGTGAAATGATGAAAGGGTTTTGGAGTGGAGTATCTATGAAATCTAGCTAAAATTTGACCCttagtttcaaaaatatcaTATATAGCCAAGAATGaacttcaaaacacttaaatgcCCTCATCTTGTATGAGCTCCTAGAATTTTTCTCTCCGTACCCAATCATGCAGATGCGGTTTTTTctattctttcaatttttttcatgttctttttcatttttagggttttgattatTTCCATATATATCAATCCAAtaagtagaaaaaaaatattgaaaaagaacATGTCtaattcaaaaaaattgaattagaCATGTGGAAATAATCAAAAGCCTGAAAATGAATTAGACAAGTTGATTGCACGATCTTTTTCAACTTAAATGCCCTCATCTTGTATGAGCAATCAACTTGTCTAATTCATTTATTAATTGACAACACCTACAACTGTATATTCTTGCATAATAATCAATtgatattttttgaaaatttcatgGACCTGCAACCTCTGCATATTTTCAAAATAGAAATTTTCATGTCTTCTTTTGGATGGAAATCTCTATTATACGGTTCTACGGTATTATGCATACATAATATTAATTTGGGGAACACACACTTTTGCATCAATCTAATTGTTGTTTCGATTGCTCCCCATAAATTCTAATAAATCAATTTCTACTACAATATACTTATAATGCGTTCTGGTTTCACAATGGTGCAGTCGACATGCATTCATGGTGTTTGGTTTGTTCGACCAAGCATGCAATATCCCCGTGTGCCACTCCCCTCCTCATGAACAACGatgaataaaatttaaaagactGTTGGCTTTTAGTTTTAGTTGtaattaggttttaattttgagGGCAATTGGATATATTTAAGTAGAATTTTGGATACATTAGAAATTCTTTATAAAAATTGATATTTATGAATTCAAAGgctaaattttggttattaatgaTAAGAACTCTTTGGAGTGTGTGAGGGTTTAATTAGAGTGAGTCCGAAAAACTTTTCAGTAGGTTAGGAACACGACTCAATACATTTTTTACAATCTCATGACCATGCGTCTACCCTTTAGAGAAATGAGATGGAAACTGGGACCAACACATACAGTTGTCTCATCCCTCTTTGAGTCTTTGactgtagaaaaaaaaaaataactagcAAAAGAATTTTAGTAATTAAAACGctaattttccctttttaaaattttaaaaaaataagtatCTTCTCTCATTGTCATTTaccttttaccttttatttgtttggttaatTGTCTTGGACGTATCGAACTCTTATATATCATAATCCTAACTCATTTTGTCACCTTATTCATTACTTAAGATTCTTGTTCTTCTCAGCTTCGCAACGTTCTTCTGACTAAACTTCTGACGTTTCCTGTGTTTTGCATGTTTGAAATGAGGCGTTCGGTGTTGAATAATCCTTGAGGTAAGCATATATATCCCTATCAAATTAGTCCTAATTACTTGATTTCATGAATCTTGTTTaccaatttatttttagtaatatcggaagatttgaaatttcatttaggagtgttcaaaatttgaatcaattCATGCAAACCCACAAATCAAATGCAATTCAATCTTATCTATTTTTATCGGTTTCTATAGGTTTAAATCCCTACATTTGAAAATCAACATGATTAGATCAGATGATCGATTTCTTGTGAAGATCCAATCAAATATTTCCTTGTTCGTTATAGGAAATGTGTTTTTGCTCTTgtaagtctttttttttattttttataagtcTTTCAAATATTTTCTCAGTATAACGATAGCGATTAGGGTTGGTGAGTTAGATAGTTATTTGTTAAGAGAGGGGAAATCAGTGAGGATCAAACATGCACTAGGGTACTTAGGCATGATTGTTTTTCCATCATTGCAGTAAAACGTCATCTACAAtctttgaaattgaataaaCTTGAATTATTAAGTCTTTGTGTGATTATGGTATGTTTACTTAACATGAAtgacaaaaagtaaaaaatcgGGGAACTTAagaatatgggaagtaaggaaAAGGGAAGTAAGAAACCTACGCTTATCAATGATGGTCTATGATTCTAGCATTTGTAGCCTATGCCCATGCTCATGATATTTCGTTTTACCTTATTCTCATTTTTGTTGATCTTTCTGTCTTTGTGGGTTTTAGTTTCATCCCCTGcgtgaatttatttttttatattttgttgtgctattattattaataaaaaagggTGGGGGAGGGACGGACATGGGGTTTCTAGGTGATGGTCCTTACCCCTTCGAGAAAAGATAAGTGCCTTACACACAATCATTGCCAAAAAGCTAACATCGCCTTATCTTTCTCCATTTCACTTAAAAAAAGATCAGATAATCTAGAGATGTTTAGCCAACAAGAACGATGAGAGAAGAATCAGGAAACTTAGGATTTAGGAATATAGGAAGTAAGGAAAGGGAGTCGGATCAACTAGTTTCCCTATTTTTTAACATACGATATAATCTACACCAAGGGGTAGGAGAGTGGACAAAGCCTCAAAATGAACTAGTCATAATAATGTGTTGGACTTTacatttgacgagaattgaatttaGGAGTTGGTTGAGTTCATTTTAGTTTCGTTTTTAGCCAAAACAAAACACTAAACTGAAATTACTATTGAGTTTGGTTCAGTTTGATAAAAGGGAAAACCGAACGGTTTCAATTCCGTTTTTTTCGATTCTGTCCACTTCAGTTTcggtttttccaatttttttttttttttaaattaaaagttggagagaaaatgaagagGAAAAAAATCTAAGGAATTAAGAATTGGGCTTGGATTGAAATATCAACTATAGGATAGGCTTGGATTGAAATCAGGCCGACAGCTAGCTAACTTCGAATTGGGCTTGAGAAATGAATACTCTACACaaataaatatacaaaatataaaacaactaaaattttctAAATGCTAGCTAACTTCGAATTGTTTCATGTATTGCTTCTTGTAGGTAAGGTTACTGTTACACAAACAAAGGAACCAAAGTATCATGGAACTCATCACTAAGTCATTGGCAACTGCAAGTACTAGTTCTCCAGCTCAAGGAGCTTTTAATACTGGGAGATTAATGGACAGATTCAGTAATCTTCAAGAGGAAATGGTTCATCATATTCTATCCTTCCTCGCTCAAAGAGACCTCGCTCGAGTGGGCTGTGTGTTCAATAGATGTAGACAGTTTCAGCTGTCAACTCCATCATCGAATTTCGACGCAATGCCTTATGCTCATTTTACGTGGGGTAGATTGAGGTTGTTGAATTATTTTGACAGGTTCTTGATCCAACGCGGGAATAATCATATACAACGCTTTCGTATTTGTTGGGTCTTTACAGGCCACTTGGTAGGCAACTGTGATGATTATTTTCGAGTCATCACTTGGATCCATAATGCTGCAAGGTGTAACGTTGAAGTGCTTGATCTTGACTTCCATGTCCATGATGACAGGATAATAGAAGTAGAATTACCAATCTGCCTCTTTCGTTGCCAATCTTTCAAGTCACTAATGGTGGACTTGAAGTTTAGCATTCTTAAAACCCCATCCCTGGCTTGTTCCACCACTCTCCGAAGCTTGAAGTTGAAAAATCTTACGATCAACGAGGAGTTTTGCAAATGGATCTCATGTTCCTGTAAATGCCTCAAGGAATTATGGCTTGAACTTGTTCATGTGTCACAAATTATCACCATCGAAAGCTCGTCTTTGGAATCGTTGCATATTCATCCTGCTATTTTTACTATGGTTCTCAATATGTTGGCTGTGACATCTTATATCTTAGCATCTCAGGTGAAAAGCTCGAAGACATGCATTTGGAGTGGAAAGCTGTGTCCAGCAACCATTTGATAAATATAGACGCTCCAAAACTTAAACATTTTAAATGGTTTGGGAAGTTGGCTAGAATCCAAAATATGAGGAACTCTTTGTGTTTAGAAGAAGCTGTGTTTTGTCTCCGTGCTAGGGTTCATGATATTGACAAAGTAATGGGGATCCTTTCCAGTATTCGCAGAGTTAAAGCTCTTGTTCTAAATGATGATACCTCAATGGTACATAAAATATATGGGATTTTGAGGCCCTTCTCCTTTATCCGTCTCATATACATGTTGCCTTATGAATTATAATTTGCAGGCTCGACTATTCAGGAGGGAGCAGACAGGGCCGGCCCTGAGAATTTAGGGGACCTAGGCAAGTCTTCGAAGTGGAGCTCTAAAATTCTTTGATCTCCGGTTCTTTGTATATTGATTTGTATAACAAAGAATTCGCTAAATGCATAAAAAGTtctattttcacatcaaatatcattaaaaattaatatcaaaagaagataaatatacaAATATTACTTAAACATTACACGATTCACGTTTTTAGACACAAATATACTAAATGTTTGCAGTCAAGAGtctaagattgagagtgaagaacaataaaatttgatgatcaagagagtaaataacaataaaacttgattgatgagtataataaattcaacaccaattgtttctcttgtgttttttttgcttcttctaaaatcaacatcacactaacgaattgaatattaaaataatccattgaataaaaagttattgaaaagaaaaatagaaattcaaagttttgattaccttaaagtacaatctttaagaccatataatagttggtttaaacattcaatagaaatggagagaattggaagttggtttaaacattcgatagaaatggagagaatgagaagttgaaagaaaaaaaaattgcaaagagacttgagttttataactttatatgcatttggACAGATGGATTGtcagtaaatttgaaaaacaagaaaactctAGAGACTGAAAGGCACCTTCATGTTTCGAACTCAACCaccccaaagaaaaatgaagcctACATTTCCACTACACTaacaaatgaattataatatttcttacttatttgtttatttatttatttatatgttaattacaagatataaaatatttttgagggtCGTTCCGAAATGGGGgccctaggcgggcgcctacCTGGGCTACTCTCAGGCCGGCCTTGGGAGCAGGATTCAGTGCCAGAACTATTTCATCACCTTTCTCACTTCCGTACATATACACGTCTGAGTAATTTCTTAGTCCGCAGAATGGCTTCTCTTCTTAGAGGAATGCCTAATCTGAAAACTTTGGACGTAAAGTATGTGGCAACTTTCCGACCCTTGCTTCCTAGGATAGTGGAAGTTACCATGGTAAGTAAAACTAAGTTTACTCACATTTACatttacctctctctctctctctctctctctctctctctctctctctaagaaaTTCTCATTTGGTTTGCATGCATGTTAACTTTCTTCAGCAAGCGGGTTTAGTAGGAGATTCTGGAAATCCTAAAACCTGGCTTGTATTAATTATCAGATTGAAGAGGTAACAACTGAGCTTTCTTATGGGGGCAATGAATTGGAGTTTGCAAGGTATATCTTTGAGGAAGCcaagaatttgaagaaaatggtcATACTTTATTTACccaatcaatcaactcttatgAGGACGGTAAATGAAAGGGAGATGAATTCTGCAACAGTTGTCTTTGAGGAAAAGCAGGGAATGCCTGAACTCCACCGTTTCGTTCTGCGTTAGCTGGGTTGAGTAAAGTGATCGGTAGAGATGCTTGGTTTAAATCTCATTTCAGAAGGATTTATTTATGAGTTAATGTTGAAACCTAAGTCTTGATGTTGATATGTTGAATAACATTTTCTGTTCGTTGAAATTACTCAACTCTTGATGTATATTGGTCTTTGGGCTTCAACCCTCCTGTCacttaagaaaaagaaaaattaatgaaaaaagtttaaaaactttgagttttaacgaaaatgacaaaaaggtaCCGTAAGTAAATAATACAGGATTGacttttagagtaaaaatatgatttttcgttaaaataaataatactggTAACTTTTCGTTCAAATTCTCTTAAGAAAAAGAGTTTTCATAGGCCACTACTTTGGAACGGAAGCAAAGCACCAAAAGAATTGCAAGACCCAATTAGATAATGACAAGTGGATAGTTTAGGAATTTTACTTTTATCTGAGCTTTTGGGgcttgtttttatgttttttttttatttatactacGTATTAATAGAACACCCTTCGTTAATAAAAAACCAATGAAAATATCATACACAAAATGTCATGGATATTAAAGTAATTTTGTacaaaaattaacttttttttttcttccttcacaCATATATCATCAAAGCATGCctcttactttaaaaaaaataaaattttagacTTGGTAACaaaacttttttgttttgttttgtttttttttttttttttgatgaagaAACTTTTTGGTTTTGCAGCACTCAGTTTTTAGATTGTAGTTCATTTTTATATATGTTGACTTgttcaaattttcaacaatagaACCATTATCAGAGAGTAGGCTAGCTTCTAGGAAAGTTGAAGCAACCCAAAAGTAGTATTCATGATGTGTAATGCCAAGTGTAATGTtaggaaaactaaattttggaaactaaatgatatgaaagttgacgattagattattacataaatgttgattaacgtgcttatttcttattgatgacacattatttagtttgcaaatttaatatacctagcattactctaatGCAAAACCAATTATGCTATGCATTTCTAGATCCTTTTTGCTACAaagtgattgattttcaatttttttttctgttaatgATGAATTCTCAAATGTAAATCTTCATTATTTGAAAGGTAGGAGAAACAATAGAAAAGTCACATCATaatttgaagaaacaaataagtTTTGTGGTTGACCTTATGTATTAGCACTTGAGAGTGTAAGGTGTGAGAatattatgaaaaaaatatatgaggtatattaagataaatttttaattaaaaaaataaatatgaggCCTATTATGTAAAAGAATGTAGTCAATTTGAATTTCAGataattttaatagatttttttaaGTGCCAAGTTCTCTTATGTCTAAAGGCTATAgggtgtgaaaaaaaaaaaaacagaggggAACTGTTGGATTCTTGATGATATTTGGCGCACACAATCAAATCTATCAATCCCTCACTTATTAGTGTTCTAGCAAGTTTTTGTTGTCCTCGCCACACGTAGACATgtgtagattttttttaaaattttaattaactacagttgaatttaaaataacttaaaattctttaaaattctaatttaactacaattttcaagtctttttaattcttattttaaaattctaattttaaAGTCTATTAATAAATTCTATCAAATTCTAATTTTACCGAAAATGTTAAGTGTATTCGACAATACGCGAACATTTTAAGGTTTTACTTTCGAGCAAAACACCAAAATCAGATCGGCTGGCGGGCCGCTGAGAGAGACGCCATTCTCCGCCGTCTGGACACCACTCTTCGCCGTCTGGACGCCACCGGATGTGTAGGTACGAATTGATTTCCGATCCTTCAACCCCCAAAATTGCATGCCATTTCTGATCCCATTTATCCGTTTTCCCTTTCGAAATTCTTCATCTTTACTCATCCGAAGCTATTAAGTACTTCGATCaggttttttattcttttaatgtctatttttttttttttttttttttttttacaaatttttgttggTAATTGTTAATATTGGGAGATGTTGAATTCGAATGGGGAAAAGATGCAGTCTTTTGCAGAGAATTTTCTGGGTTCGTTAACCTACAGCAAACCCATGAGTTAGTTGCAGATAattcatattttcataaaatatatgtatatataaagtTTAACTCTTTGATATTGAATGTAACAGATGGTATGTAGGTCGTTTCCTAATGTATTGCAGTTTAGTTGTCGTAGCGGGTCTCATATTTACCACTCAAAGGTACAATttgaaaattgataaaattatgTTCATGTTAGAAATAAATGTAGAGTTTAAATTAGCTGACGGAGTGGTGAAAATAAATGATGCCTATGCACCTTGGTGCGAGTTTGATTCCCACTTATCCTCTCCcctaacaactaactatttaaccCACTAACGCTATTGTTCGTAAAATAAAATGGTCTTAGTTTTGTACTGTTGATGTCGTGTATTTACGTAGTTGTGTTCTCATGTTCTTAATCCTTGCAGGTCTAAGTTATTATTAGAAAAGCGAGAGGAAAACAAGTATCATGGAACATAAGAGTAAGTTATTGGCAACTACAAGTTCAGATGCTCAAGGAGCTTGTCCTGAGCGCACGAACGATAGATTTAGTAGTATGCCAGATGAAGTTGCACATCGAATTCTTTCATTACTCTCTATATTGGATCTCATTCGGTTTGGCAATGTATCCAAAAGATGCAGAGAACTTCATCTATCAACACCCTCTTTGAACTTTGATGAATTTAACAACTGGAATAAATCATCTTACAGTAAGCAATTTAAGCTGTTGAATTCTTTGGATAGGTTCTTGGTTCTTCGTAGGGACAGTAAAATACAACAGTTTCGTATTCGTTGGAGTCTTGCTTATGGAAAAGGTGCAAGTCTCTATAACGAGCTTTACCGAGTGGTCACATGGATTCATATGGCAGTAAGGTGCAACGTTGAAGtacttgatcttgagttggggATACCTGAGACGACTGAACTAGAGTTACCATCTTGCATCTTTCTTTGTGGATCTTTGAGGTCTCTATCAGTGCACTGCAATAAAATTCTTACAGTGCCCTCCTCGGTTCACTCCACCAATCTCCAATACTTAAAGTTGAGAAATGTTACAATAGATGAGGGGTTTTGCAAATGGATCTCGTGTTCTTGCAAATCGATTAAGGAATTACACCTTGAACATGTCCGAGTAGAAAATATCACCATTGAAAGCTCGTCCTTGGAAtcatttagttttgtgttttcctCTCACAGTGACCTCTGTCATCTTAGTATCTCATGTGAGAAACTTGAAGCTATGCGTATAAACTGGAGATTTGATTCGCCTAGCAGCAGATCCTTCAAAGTTTTTGCTCCAAATCTTAAGTATTTGAAATGGACTGGGAGTTTGTTGAATAACCAAAATCTTGGGAATTTTATGTGCTTAGAAACGGCTGAAATTTTTCTGAACCATGAGGGAGATAACAATGACTTTGGCAATGTACTTGAGCTTCTTTGCAGTATCCGCAGGGTTAAAGGCCTTATTCTTAGCGGAGAGACAGCCAAGGTAAAACTTTAGAGAGATTATTTTTTAGCTAAAACATGATGGTTTGCACTATGAATTTGTGTAGATTATGTCATTTTTGGATCTTTGAAAGGATGTTGCAAGGAATGTATCTTCACTATGATTCTATGCCATGGAGATAGTAGGgatgtttagtttatgtttctgaAACTTAAGAAACCAAAACCAAGTGTGGCATAGTGGAATGAAAATTTATACTGGTGCggaaagttttatttttgaaatcagTGCATGAATTCTGGAAATGGGTCGCCCTTGGCTCAAGCCGCTCAACTTTGTTTGTCTTTTTTACTTATAGTGTATGTTCTATTTCAAGACTCTGCCTCTCATCTTTATAATATTGCAGG
Coding sequences:
- the LOC137713471 gene encoding F-box/LRR-repeat protein At4g14103-like — its product is MEHKSKLLATTSSDAQGACPERTNDRFSSMPDEVAHRILSLLSILDLIRFGNVSKRCRELHLSTPSLNFDEFNNWNKSSYSKQFKLLNSLDRFLVLRRDSKIQQFRIRWSLAYGKGASLYNELYRVVTWIHMAVRCNVEVLDLELGIPETTELELPSCIFLCGSLRSLSVHCNKILTVPSSVHSTNLQYLKLRNVTIDEGFCKWISCSCKSIKELHLEHVRVENITIESSSLESFSFVFSSHSDLCHLSISCEKLEAMRINWRFDSPSSRSFKVFAPNLKYLKWTGSLLNNQNLGNFMCLETAEIFLNHEGDNNDFGNVLELLCSIRRVKGLILSGETAKALLREGSMPAPFDDISYLGVHIESLVDDIVPTMVSLLRGMPNLKTLYVKCDPPSLIQKPKACGFNREFWKSQNLAFIDQLKEATIELSSGNNGMELVRYMLEDGKNLKEMVILHSPEQSTLFQVVNESNRKSAARVVFQEYKANEKRELGRFNIYVKK
- the LOC137713345 gene encoding FBD-associated F-box protein At5g56380-like, coding for MELITKSLATASTSSPAQGAFNTGRLMDRFSNLQEEMVHHILSFLAQRDLARVGCVFNRCRQFQLSTPSSNFDAMPYAHFTWGRLRLLNYFDRFLIQRGNNHIQRFRICWVFTGHLVGNCDDYFRVITWIHNAARCNVEVLDLDFHVHDDRIIEVELPICLFRCQSFKSLMVDLKFSILKTPSLACSTTLRSLKLKNLTINEEFCKWISCSCKCLKELWLELVHVSQIITIESSSLESLHIHPAIFTMVLNMLAVTSYILASQVKSSKTCIWSGKLCPATI